The Setaria italica strain Yugu1 chromosome IX, Setaria_italica_v2.0, whole genome shotgun sequence genome has a window encoding:
- the LOC101760540 gene encoding heavy metal-associated isoprenylated plant protein 32, translated as MSTVVMRVDLECEKCYKKIRKVLCKVQDKVSIRTITYDEKSNTVTVSGPFDGEEVADRLTHNAGKIITDIHVAGVGAWGGGGGKQKHGAPAAAAAKAPKPGKGNDHGHGHGHGHGNAQGKGHGGHGGGGHGGHGGGGHGGGKAKPEKKHVKFDDDDDLDDDDFDDFDFDMGKPAGGGGHAHHGHGHGHGHGGGGKPKIITTNTPVAARLEAPRTGPSMSMAAAAPVRMPGMMPPMMPQHQHQPQAQAQAAPSIWPAPAPEWGYSAQPYGGPPAGGYYGGGGPAAYGHAAYAPYGGYGRSPYGQQQYYEEEPSAGCSVM; from the exons ATGTCGACGGTTGTCATGAGAGTGGATCTCGAGTGTGAGAAATGCTACAAGAAGATTAGGAAGGTCCTCTGCAAGGTCCAAG ACAAGGTGAGCATCAGGACCATCACCTACGACGAGAAGAGCAACACGGTGACGGTGTCCGGCCCCTtcgacggcgaggaggtcgCGGACCGCCTCACCCACAACGCCGGCAAGATCATCACCGACATACACGTCGCCGGGGTCGGTgcctggggcggaggcggagggaagCAGAAGCACGGTgcccccgcagccgccgccgccaaggcgcCCAAGCCCGGGAAGGGTAACGACCACGGTCATGGCCATGGCCACGGGCACGGGAACGCCCAGGGCAAGGGCCACGGCgggcacggcggtggaggccaCGGCGGGCATGGCGGTggaggccacggcggcggcaaggcGAAGCCGGAGAAGAAGCACGTCAagttcgacgacgacgacgacctggacgacgacgacttcGACGATTTCGACTTCGACATGGGCaagccggcgggcggtggcgggcacGCGCACCACGGTCAcgggcacggccacggccacggcggcggcggcaagccgAAGATCATCACCACCAACACCCCCGTGGCGGCGCGTCTCGAGGCGCCCCGCACCGGCCCGTCGATGtcgatggccgcggcggcgcccgtgcGGATGCCGGGGATGATGCCGCCGATGATGCCGCAGCACCAGCATCAgccgcaggcgcaggcgcaggcCGCGCCGTCCATCTGGCCGGCGCCCGCCCCCGAGTGGGGCTACAGCGCGCAGCCGTACGGCGGCCCGCCCGCCGGCGGgtactacggcggcggcgggcccgcGGCGTACGGCCACGCCGCGTACGCGCCGTACGGCGGCTACGGCAGGAGCCCGTACGGGCAGCAGCAGTACTACGAGGAGGAGCCCAGCGCCGGGTGCAGCGTCATGTGA